GGTACTTTCAACGAACATTTAGCACCGGCGACTCAACTCACCGAGAGCCGAGATACGTCCTGGCCTTGGCCCCGCTCAGTCTTACGTCCCCTCCCACCCGTAAAGGTTGTATCACGTTGGAGGGCGGGGACCGGTGTCCAGCCAAGGTTCTACCTCCGATACGCGCCAACCTGTAGCATGACTTCAGCCTCTTGTCAATTTGTCGTTAGCATGTGTGTCGTTAGCATGTGTGTCGTTAGCATGTGTGTCGTTAGCATGTGAAATGTCCGGTTGATATAGCAAGTGATGTGTCCGCTTTTTGCGGTTATGGGGGTAAGATAGGGGCTCATGGAAAGGAGGGCCTTGGGATGGAGACCTACTATTACCCCAGAGCTGCTATGTAGCGGGCCATGAAGATCCAGGAGGTGATTTTGAGGGCCATGGACGGCAGGCTTAAGTGGTATGAGGCGGCTGAGAACCCAGGGATCTCTCATCGGCAGATGCGAAGATGGAAGTTCAGCGGCGGCGCGCAGCGCCGTCCGCTGATGCTATTGTTAAGGCCACGAGCCTTACTTAGGCTCCATTTGGATGTCTACCTTTACGCCGTTGATCAGCGTGTTATAGACTGGAGAGAACGAAACCAAAGATTTCAGCGTCTCGATGTTCTCTTCAGCTGTCTTCACTTTGAACTTCACGCGAATCGCAGTGTAGCCTTTCGGTACGTCGGCCAACCCGAAAAATCCGCGTAGGTCTATATCGCCTTCCAGTTCGGACTCCAGTTCTTGGATTTCGATACCGCGGACAGCCGCGTGGGCTACGATGCTCGTGGTGACACAACCGGCAAGAGCGTTCAGCAAATGCTCCACTGGGTTCGCGCCTTCATCGTCACCCGCAAGAATGGCGGGCTCGTCGCAGTGCAATTCAAACTCCTGTTTGTGGGCGATCTCCTGTTTGGCCGCATAAAACCCCTTCACCGTAGTGCAGTTGTGAGCGGCGTTTACCCATTTGTTGGTCGCTCGGAACTTGCAACGGCCAAGTTCCGGATCGCTCTTTACTGCGTCGACTGTCCCCAGCAGCACATCAAGCCTGATCCCGTTCACTCGCCTGCCATCCCCATCTGCGGTCTTTGTTGACATGGCTGTCTCCTTTCGATCTTTTGGTTGTGAGCGTTGTCACTCGTGAATGGGCCTAACGGTTGAACTCAGCGGTGGCTACAAGCCATCCGTTGCAGTCTCTTGTTAGCCTCTCATCAATCTATCTCTTATCCAGCTTGGGTTACAACGGCAATCAAGAACAGCAAAAACCACGACCGCATCATCGATAATTGTATGTAGCGAACGGAAACCGTTTGGATAGCTGGCGATGGTATCCGAAAACGACTTGGTGAATGCCCCCAAAGTATGCCAGCCGGTCAATATCAGAATAAAGGGAATCAAGGAAATACGATCCAAGACCAGAAGACTGCGACTCGTAGAATCGGTAACCTTCTTCGGGATCGGCTTCAGCAGCACTGAGGATTCTCATCTTCACGAGACCTTCTTTTTAATCCCTTTTTTGGCTTGTTCCCAATCCTATACGGTCGCTTTGCCGGTTATGAAGGCTTCCCCGAGATCCTTGAGCACGTTTCATACCAAGCCGGTGATTTAAGTTTCTTCTCGTCTCGGCTCAGATCCGCCCATAGAGCCTCCATCAAGTTCAGCTTCTCGGCAAGCGATAGTTGGGAAAGAGGTAGATCAATCTTTTTCATTTCTTCGTCTGACAGGAACAAGCAGCACCGTTCCACCCCCTTCACAGGAGGTAGTCTCTTTCCAGTAACCCGGGCTATAAATACCGGGCAAAGAAATTTCTGAATTATTGGAAAGAGGATTCTTTGATTATCTGTAATGTGATCTTTTTCCTTCACATCAACAAAGAAATGATCTCCCCTCTTTCAAAGGAGTTGCAGATGGGCTCAATCGTCATCATCCTCGTCTTCGTCATCTTCGTCAGGGTCATAGCAGTTGAGGCAGAGGAATCGCCTATTCCTCCAGTTACCGTGTTCTTCGCAGTAACCATCGCGGCACTCCGCGCAGTAGTAATCAACCGACCCGTGACAATTCTTGTAATTGCATTTTCCCATGTGGCCCTCCTTTCGTTCCCATGTGGCTAACGCCCGCAATGAGCGGCTGGCCTGAAGCCCAGCGGAAGGCCAGTCCAACTCGATTGCGTTGTTAGGTGCTCCATTTCACAGTTCACTTTCATCAATTCCTGCGACCTCCATGAGGTGTTTCAACAAACCAATCTTGAGCTGGGTATTTCCATGTATGGGTACCGAAATTCGAGCGGGGTGTCCCGCTTTGGCGTAGATGTGGTGACTTCCCTTCGTTGGTCGCAACTCCCAGCCCTTCTTCTCGAGCAACTTTGCGAAGTCCTTCCCGGAAATGGTTTTCACACCGCAATCTCCAGAACTCGATCTTTTTCTGTTACCTTGATGTCCTTTATATCCACGGACAAGCAACCTTCGACAGCTTCATAAATGTTTTCAAGTAATTCTTCGAACGTTTCGCCCTGGGTGGCACAGCCCGGAATGGAGGGCACTTCAGCCCAATAGCCTCCTTCTTCCGCTTCATGAACGATCACTTTGAGTTTCATCGAATCACCTCATTTATGTTTCCAGAAGCACATAACAACGAATTAACCGGCAGGGCGATAGCCCTGTCCGGTTGAATGACTGGTTAAACGTCTCTTTTCCTGAATGGCTCCGTAAACAACAGCACGATATTTTCTTCTCCAGTCAGGTTGCACTCTAAGCAATTTTCCTTACCTCGTGAGTCACGGGCTTTCTCCGCAATTATTTTGGAAGAGATCGCTCCATTCCGTTCACTATCATGACTTCTTTATTGGCATTCCGCCTGGCTTTTGTTTCAGCCTTGGAACCTGCCGTAACGTATACCCGTTCCTGACGATCCCTCAGAGGTTTGAGTATTCTTTCGATATATTCTTTCTTGTTTTCCAGGTAAACGGGTTTCACCTCTTCTCCCGCAGGGCATACTGCCATGCAATAGCCGCAACGGTAGCTTATCCGAAACATCAATGACTGCCACATGAAAGCAGTCTCCTTATCATCGAAATGGGAGCGGTATTCCTGCATATCCTGAGAGGTAACGATGGCTTCCACCATATTATTAAACCCGACGAAATTGTCTCTGTACGAGTGAGTAATGCAGGACATAAAATCAAAGGGTTGGTCTTTGGTGATGGCTCCCGTGGGACAGACGGCAGCGCATAGATTACACTTGATGCAGGGATTTCCCTTAACAGGGTGATCATATTCATCCATCACCCCATTTACCAAGATACTTTCCAGTTGGACACAGCTGCCATACTTCGGATGAAGGACAAGCCGATTTATCCCCATGTTTCCAAGACCAGCCTCAACTGCCATGATTTTGTGACTGACATCCCATATTTTACCCGGATACCGATCCATAGCCATCGGCCAATCCCTGTTGACTACTACTCCACGGATGCCGAGTTGGTTCAGACGGCGCAGAATATCCCGCGCAACTCTGGAAGTCCTGTCTCCCGTATGATGATATTCTTCATTTGCAACATATCTGGCCGGACTCTGAATATTCTCGCGGTTGTTTGCTATAATGATGGAAATGATGCTGCGTGTATGAGAATAGACGTGCAAAATTCCTTCTCTTTCCTTGCACAATGAATCCCGTTCAATATCCACCAGACCCACATCATCAGCCCCTGCGTCTATACAGATTTTTTTTATCGTCAATGCAGAATAAATTCCGTTCGGCTTGGACATACTCTTTCTCCTTTTCCTTATCTTTTCCGCTTATTCTCACATATTTTTGCTCTTTGCTATGACGTTTAACGGCCAAGCTCACCTGCCGCTGTGGAGCGCAGCGGAAAAGCGGACAGGTGGAGCCAATGGTTAGACCAGTTCAACCGGATTTCAATCGGTCTCGAAGCTTAACAATATATTCCTCTTTGAGCATATTTTTTCATGTCCTTCCCTCCTGCCTGAACGATGCGCTCAGCCGCGTCGGCTGCAGCGAGGGGTTAGGCTTCACGATCTTCAAGCGTTCATCCGTCATGGGTTGGACACCCTTGAGTTGTTCGCTGCATTTCTTCCATATCGGGACGCCAGACATATCCCACTTTTCCAATGCCTGAGTATGCAGGGTAGTAAGAGGGAAGTAATTCAAAACGCGCAGAGTTGCAAGCGCCGGATTGAACGCGAACATTAGCAGTTCAACAAATGTTCTGTGGTACTCGACTAATAAGTGATTGATAACACCCTCGTCTTGCTTAGCTCGGAGTTCCA
This genomic window from bacterium contains:
- a CDS encoding OsmC family protein; this encodes MSTKTADGDGRRVNGIRLDVLLGTVDAVKSDPELGRCKFRATNKWVNAAHNCTTVKGFYAAKQEIAHKQEFELHCDEPAILAGDDEGANPVEHLLNALAGCVTTSIVAHAAVRGIEIQELESELEGDIDLRGFFGLADVPKGYTAIRVKFKVKTAEENIETLKSLVSFSPVYNTLINGVKVDIQMEPK
- a CDS encoding addiction module protein, coding for MKKIDLPLSQLSLAEKLNLMEALWADLSRDEKKLKSPAWYETCSRISGKPS
- a CDS encoding type II toxin-antitoxin system HicA family toxin, with amino-acid sequence MKTISGKDFAKLLEKKGWELRPTKGSHHIYAKAGHPARISVPIHGNTQLKIGLLKHLMEVAGIDESEL
- a CDS encoding type II toxin-antitoxin system HicB family antitoxin, with amino-acid sequence MKLKVIVHEAEEGGYWAEVPSIPGCATQGETFEELLENIYEAVEGCLSVDIKDIKVTEKDRVLEIAV
- a CDS encoding 4Fe-4S double cluster binding domain-containing protein, which gives rise to MSKPNGIYSALTIKKICIDAGADDVGLVDIERDSLCKEREGILHVYSHTRSIISIIIANNRENIQSPARYVANEEYHHTGDRTSRVARDILRRLNQLGIRGVVVNRDWPMAMDRYPGKIWDVSHKIMAVEAGLGNMGINRLVLHPKYGSCVQLESILVNGVMDEYDHPVKGNPCIKCNLCAAVCPTGAITKDQPFDFMSCITHSYRDNFVGFNNMVEAIVTSQDMQEYRSHFDDKETAFMWQSLMFRISYRCGYCMAVCPAGEEVKPVYLENKKEYIERILKPLRDRQERVYVTAGSKAETKARRNANKEVMIVNGMERSLPK